The proteins below are encoded in one region of Alkalinema sp. FACHB-956:
- the tuf gene encoding elongation factor Tu: MAREKFTRTKPHVNIGTIGHVDHGKTTLTAAITSTLAALGQAAAKKYDEIDAAPEEKARGITINTAHVEYETASRHYAHVDCPGHADYVKNMITGAAQMDGAILVCSAADGPMPQTREHILLARQVGVPRLVVFLNKKDMVDDDELLELVELEVRELLSSYDFPGDDIPITAGSALKALEQMQANPKTQRGENEWVDKIYELMDSVDDYVPTPEREVDKPFLMAVEDVFSISGRGTVATGRIERGMIKVSEEIEIVGIRDTRKTTVTGIEMFRKQLEEGQAGDNAGLLLRGIKKEDIERGMVLAKPGSITPHTQFESEVYILKKEEGGRHTPFFPGYRPQFYVRTTDVTGTINAFTADDGTTAEMVMPGDRIKMTVELINPIAIEQGMRFAIREGGRTVGAGVVSKILK; encoded by the coding sequence ATGGCACGCGAAAAGTTTACACGGACTAAACCCCACGTCAACATTGGTACCATCGGTCACGTTGACCATGGTAAAACCACCCTGACCGCAGCAATCACCTCGACCTTGGCTGCTCTGGGTCAAGCTGCTGCTAAAAAGTATGATGAAATCGACGCAGCCCCTGAAGAAAAGGCTCGTGGTATCACCATCAACACAGCTCACGTAGAGTACGAGACTGCAAGTCGGCACTATGCTCACGTGGATTGTCCCGGTCACGCAGACTACGTGAAAAACATGATCACGGGTGCTGCTCAGATGGACGGTGCTATTCTGGTTTGCTCGGCAGCAGATGGCCCCATGCCCCAAACCCGTGAGCACATCCTGTTGGCTCGTCAGGTGGGTGTACCTCGTCTGGTCGTGTTCCTTAACAAGAAGGACATGGTGGATGATGATGAACTGCTGGAACTGGTAGAGCTGGAAGTTCGCGAACTGCTCAGCTCCTACGATTTCCCCGGTGATGACATTCCCATCACCGCTGGTTCTGCCCTGAAGGCCCTAGAGCAAATGCAGGCTAACCCCAAAACCCAACGGGGCGAAAATGAGTGGGTTGATAAGATCTACGAACTGATGGATTCCGTGGATGACTACGTCCCCACCCCTGAGCGGGAAGTGGATAAACCCTTCTTGATGGCAGTGGAAGATGTGTTCTCCATCTCTGGTCGGGGGACAGTGGCTACCGGTCGGATCGAGCGGGGCATGATCAAGGTCTCCGAAGAAATCGAAATCGTCGGGATTCGTGACACTCGTAAGACCACGGTGACCGGGATTGAAATGTTCCGGAAGCAGCTGGAAGAAGGTCAGGCTGGTGACAACGCAGGTCTGTTGCTGCGCGGTATCAAGAAAGAAGATATCGAGCGTGGGATGGTATTGGCTAAGCCCGGTTCTATCACTCCTCACACCCAGTTTGAATCTGAGGTTTACATCCTCAAGAAGGAAGAAGGTGGTCGTCACACTCCGTTCTTCCCTGGCTATCGTCCTCAGTTCTATGTGCGGACAACCGACGTGACCGGTACGATCAATGCGTTCACCGCTGACGATGGTACCACTGCGGAAATGGTGATGCCTGGTGACCGGATCAAAATGACCGTGGAACTGATCAACCCGATCGCAATTGAGCAAGGGATGCGCTTTGCTATCCGTGAGGGTGGCCGTACCGTTGGTGCGGGCGTTGTGTCCAAGATCCTCAAGTAG
- a CDS encoding LON peptidase substrate-binding domain-containing protein, producing the protein MAFSSIAVRELPLFPLPGLVLFPGRPLPLHIFEFRYRILMNTILETDRQFGVLMWDQVKGEPALVGCCAEIIQFYRLPDDRMEILTLGQQRFRVLDYVREKPYRVGLVEWLEDEPTQKDLRPLTQEVDQLLRDVVRLSAKLSGEAMDLPEDLPTTPIELSYWVASNLRGVPEEQQTLLEMQNTSARLEREIEILSSTRKHLAARTVLKDTLGGDFPN; encoded by the coding sequence ATGGCTTTCTCCTCGATCGCGGTTCGTGAACTTCCTCTTTTCCCGTTGCCCGGTTTAGTTCTGTTTCCAGGCCGACCCTTGCCGCTACATATTTTTGAGTTTCGTTATCGCATTCTGATGAATACGATCCTCGAAACCGATCGGCAATTTGGGGTTTTGATGTGGGATCAGGTTAAGGGTGAGCCTGCTCTAGTTGGGTGTTGCGCAGAAATTATCCAATTTTATCGCCTGCCCGACGATCGCATGGAGATTTTGACCTTGGGGCAGCAGCGCTTTCGGGTGTTGGACTATGTGCGTGAAAAACCCTACCGCGTTGGACTGGTGGAATGGTTAGAAGATGAACCGACCCAGAAAGATTTGCGGCCCCTGACCCAAGAAGTAGATCAACTTTTGCGGGATGTGGTTCGTCTATCGGCCAAGTTGAGTGGCGAGGCGATGGATTTACCCGAGGATCTCCCGACCACCCCGATCGAACTATCCTACTGGGTTGCCAGCAATCTTCGAGGGGTTCCAGAAGAACAACAAACGTTGCTAGAGATGCAGAATACGTCAGCGCGCTTAGAGCGGGAAATTGAGATTTTGTCCTCGACCCGCAAACACTTGGCAGCAAGAACTGTTTTGAAAGATACTTTGGGCGGAGATTTTCCGAATTAA
- the pheA gene encoding prephenate dehydratase, with the protein MTVSIGHLGPTGTYAEMAALTFQTWLLEHRAQASNLVAYPTIAQTLQAVAQNQVDLAIVPVENSVEGGVTMTMDTLWQLDQLHIQHALTIPIHHALISCASQISDICTVYSHPQALAQCQQWLGTHLPQAQAQPTNSTTEALGNLSQDRTIGAIASQRAAELYQLPILACPINDHPDNQTRFLVLSREESPGGAYTSLAFSIAANRPGSLLKMLQIFADREINLSRIESRPSKRSMGDYLFFLDLEADARAAITQAALRELIAQAETVKLFGSYDLKNYAEIAE; encoded by the coding sequence ATGACAGTTTCTATTGGCCACCTCGGTCCCACAGGCACCTATGCGGAGATGGCAGCGCTGACCTTTCAGACTTGGCTGCTAGAGCATCGCGCTCAGGCATCGAACCTTGTTGCCTATCCCACGATCGCCCAAACCCTCCAAGCCGTCGCCCAAAATCAAGTAGACTTGGCGATCGTTCCAGTGGAAAATTCCGTGGAAGGCGGCGTCACGATGACGATGGATACGCTATGGCAGCTGGATCAACTTCACATTCAGCATGCACTCACGATTCCCATTCACCATGCGTTGATTTCCTGTGCCTCGCAGATTAGTGACATTTGTACGGTCTATTCCCATCCCCAAGCCTTAGCCCAATGCCAACAATGGCTAGGAACCCATTTACCACAGGCTCAGGCACAGCCGACCAATTCCACGACTGAAGCCTTGGGCAACTTAAGCCAAGATCGAACGATCGGGGCGATCGCCTCCCAACGAGCTGCCGAACTGTACCAGCTTCCTATCCTGGCCTGTCCAATTAATGACCATCCAGATAACCAAACTCGATTTTTAGTCCTCAGCCGAGAAGAATCCCCCGGCGGAGCCTATACTTCACTGGCTTTTAGTATTGCAGCCAATCGGCCTGGCAGTTTGCTCAAAATGCTGCAAATTTTTGCTGACAGAGAAATCAATCTGAGTCGGATTGAATCTCGCCCCAGCAAGCGATCGATGGGTGACTACTTATTTTTTCTAGATCTAGAAGCGGATGCCAGAGCAGCCATTACACAAGCAGCTTTGCGGGAACTCATCGCGCAAGCTGAAACCGTCAAACTGTTTGGCAGCTATGACCTTAAAAACTATGCAGAAATTGCCGAATGA
- the rpsJ gene encoding 30S ribosomal protein S10 → MATIQQQKIRIRLKAFDRRLLDTSCEKIVDTANRTNATAIGPIPLPTKRRIYCVLRSPHVDKDSREHFETRTHRRIIDIYQPSSKTIDALMKLDLPAGVDIEVKL, encoded by the coding sequence ATGGCAACGATTCAACAGCAAAAAATCCGGATTCGACTCAAGGCCTTCGATCGTCGCCTTCTGGATACTTCCTGCGAGAAGATTGTAGACACAGCAAATCGTACCAATGCAACGGCGATCGGCCCGATTCCCCTTCCTACCAAGCGCCGGATTTATTGCGTCCTGCGCTCTCCCCACGTAGACAAGGACTCCCGTGAGCATTTTGAAACACGCACCCACCGCCGCATCATTGATATTTATCAACCTTCGTCTAAAACGATCGATGCATTGATGAAGCTCGATCTACCAGCGGGTGTTGATATTGAAGTTAAGCTTTAA